From the genome of Mesorhizobium japonicum MAFF 303099, one region includes:
- a CDS encoding Rab family GTPase, which yields MLQKKICMLGGFGVGKTSLVRRFVQSIFSETYLTTVGVKIDKKSVALPDKTVDLILWDLAGEDDIGSFRVSHVRGATGLVLVVDGTRAATLAAALTLRERVEAEFGTMPFVLLFNKSDLADRWEISDGDIDNLRQLGWQIYLTSALSGEYVDDAFHQLASMVAK from the coding sequence ATGTTGCAAAAAAAGATCTGCATGTTGGGCGGGTTCGGTGTCGGAAAGACGAGTCTGGTTCGCAGGTTTGTACAAAGCATCTTTTCAGAAACCTACTTGACCACGGTGGGAGTGAAAATCGACAAGAAGAGCGTCGCACTCCCGGACAAAACCGTGGATCTGATTTTGTGGGATTTGGCCGGCGAAGACGATATCGGCTCATTCCGCGTCAGCCATGTGCGAGGTGCGACTGGGCTCGTGCTTGTCGTTGATGGAACCCGTGCCGCTACTCTTGCCGCGGCGCTCACGCTGCGTGAGCGAGTCGAGGCTGAATTCGGCACTATGCCGTTTGTATTGCTGTTCAACAAATCCGATCTTGCTGATCGGTGGGAAATATCGGATGGTGACATTGACAATCTGAGGCAGCTTGGATGGCAAATCTATTTAACAAGTGCGCTTTCTGGTGAGTATGTTGATGATGCGTTTCATCAACTTGCTTCGATGGTTGCCAAATAG
- a CDS encoding OmpA family protein: MTSTVDPISLPKRTASNDTEIDREALARLLIEIARNVDPDYRARFDGVPSADPRMETLRQLLVSREISELSRVTHLLDEPEQLAAAVGDVLPSAAARAPHAQLGEALAPAVERAVQRSIQKSPRTLTDILYPVFLPAIRKSIGEKIDQTFQSLNETLRHIFTWHGLKWRFESWRTGASFSEVVLKHSLVYRVEHVFLISRNSGLLIAHVAADNATSEDPQLISSMLSAIQDFVKDSFNEKEQSSLDTIRFGDLRLWSEVGQFATLVSVIRGNPPEELHEIVRDVLLRIHEECSQALGEFDGDSSQLAGVEAQLQTCVELKQEEANQGFPWLVVVAVLLLLVPAGGWVLLSWQSGQRWQAYVSRLETQPGIIVAEQKVRFGQFYVAGLRDPLSADPQSLLSGTQVDPARVHSQWKFYQSLEPEFVLKRLTASLAPPDTVLLSIIKDRIVAEGEAPATWIGRAQAAAQQLSAGGPVFDISGVRDVSLEEREAERWQAYVSRLETQPGIIVAEQKIRDGQFYVAGLRDPLGADPQSLLSGTQVDPAGVHSQWKFYQSLEPEFVLKRLTASLAPPDTVRLSIIKDRIVAEGEAPATWIGRAQAAAQQLSAGGPVFDISGVRDVSLEEREAERWQAYVSRLETQPGIIVAEQKIRDGQFYVAGLRDPLGADPQSLLSGTQVDPARVHSQWKFYQSLEPEFVLKRLTASLYPPDTVRFSIVNDRIIAEGEAPDTWIDKARAAARQLSAGGPEFDISKVRDVSPEARAAEHWQYYVSRLEAQPGIIVAQQTERGGDFYISGLRDPLAADPQALLHGTEVDPARVHSQWQFYQSLDPKFVVKRLQASLTPPKSVLLSIIQGRIVVVGEAPANWINRARAAAEQLSADGVVLDVSQLQELNLAELNDLREAIQATDIFFYSGKVVPGPEQTPVLDRLADQIKEFAENARKSGVTARFMLTGHSDATGRETANASISAARAETVRALLNKRGVAPELLLVRGAGTFEPLVPENSQTGSSTNRRVSITVNLD; the protein is encoded by the coding sequence TTGACGTCGACCGTCGACCCAATCAGCCTTCCGAAAAGAACAGCCTCGAACGATACAGAGATTGATCGCGAGGCTCTGGCTCGTCTTTTGATCGAAATTGCCCGGAACGTTGATCCGGACTACCGTGCGCGTTTCGACGGAGTTCCAAGCGCCGATCCTCGTATGGAAACGCTGCGCCAGTTGCTGGTCAGCCGCGAAATTTCAGAGCTTTCACGAGTTACGCATCTGCTGGACGAACCGGAGCAGCTCGCGGCAGCCGTGGGCGACGTTCTTCCCAGTGCGGCCGCACGAGCGCCTCATGCGCAACTCGGCGAGGCCCTTGCGCCAGCTGTCGAAAGGGCTGTGCAACGGTCGATCCAGAAGAGCCCGCGCACGCTGACGGATATATTATACCCGGTGTTTCTGCCGGCAATTCGCAAGTCGATCGGGGAAAAGATCGACCAGACCTTTCAATCGCTGAATGAAACTTTAAGGCATATATTTACTTGGCATGGGCTCAAGTGGAGATTTGAATCTTGGAGAACCGGTGCTAGCTTCTCGGAAGTTGTTCTTAAACATTCTCTTGTCTATCGTGTAGAGCATGTCTTCCTTATTAGCCGAAATTCCGGACTTTTGATAGCGCATGTAGCTGCCGACAACGCGACGAGCGAGGATCCTCAACTCATTTCTTCGATGCTTAGTGCAATTCAAGATTTTGTGAAGGACTCATTTAACGAGAAAGAACAGAGCAGTCTGGACACTATTCGTTTTGGCGACCTTCGTCTCTGGTCAGAAGTTGGACAATTTGCGACCTTGGTTTCGGTGATCCGAGGAAATCCGCCAGAGGAATTACATGAAATAGTTCGCGATGTATTGCTTCGCATCCATGAGGAATGCTCACAGGCTTTAGGGGAGTTTGACGGCGACAGTTCGCAGTTGGCCGGCGTAGAGGCGCAATTGCAGACGTGCGTTGAGCTGAAGCAGGAGGAAGCAAACCAGGGATTTCCGTGGCTGGTGGTGGTTGCAGTCCTGCTGCTTTTAGTTCCGGCAGGCGGTTGGGTCCTTCTTTCCTGGCAATCCGGGCAGCGCTGGCAGGCCTATGTGTCGCGACTGGAGACCCAGCCGGGCATCATCGTTGCCGAACAAAAGGTACGCTTTGGCCAATTCTATGTTGCCGGCCTGAGAGACCCGCTAAGCGCCGACCCGCAGTCGCTGTTGTCGGGAACGCAGGTCGATCCCGCCCGCGTTCATTCGCAGTGGAAATTCTATCAGAGCCTTGAGCCGGAGTTCGTGTTGAAGCGGCTGACGGCGTCGCTGGCTCCGCCGGATACAGTACTACTTTCGATCATCAAGGATCGCATCGTTGCCGAGGGCGAGGCTCCTGCCACCTGGATCGGCCGGGCGCAGGCCGCCGCCCAGCAGCTTTCGGCAGGCGGGCCGGTGTTCGATATCTCCGGGGTCCGTGATGTAAGCCTCGAAGAACGCGAGGCGGAGCGCTGGCAGGCCTATGTGTCGCGACTGGAGACCCAGCCGGGCATCATCGTTGCAGAGCAAAAGATACGCGACGGCCAATTCTATGTTGCCGGCCTGAGAGACCCGCTTGGCGCCGACCCGCAGTCGCTGTTGTCGGGAACGCAGGTCGATCCCGCCGGCGTTCATTCGCAGTGGAAATTCTATCAGAGCCTTGAGCCGGAGTTCGTGTTGAAGCGGCTGACGGCGTCGCTGGCTCCGCCGGATACAGTACGACTTTCGATCATCAAGGATCGCATCGTTGCCGAGGGCGAGGCTCCTGCCACCTGGATCGGCCGGGCGCAGGCCGCCGCCCAGCAGCTGTCGGCAGGCGGGCCGGTGTTCGATATCTCCGGGGTCCGTGATGTAAGCCTCGAAGAACGCGAGGCGGAGCGCTGGCAGGCCTATGTGTCGCGACTGGAGACCCAGCCGGGCATCATCGTTGCAGAGCAAAAGATACGCGACGGCCAATTCTATGTTGCCGGCCTGAGAGACCCGCTTGGCGCCGACCCGCAGTCGCTGTTGTCGGGAACGCAGGTCGATCCCGCCCGCGTTCATTCGCAGTGGAAATTCTATCAGAGCCTTGAGCCGGAGTTCGTGTTGAAGCGGCTGACGGCGTCGCTGTATCCGCCGGATACAGTGCGATTTTCGATCGTCAATGATCGCATCATTGCCGAGGGTGAGGCTCCCGACACCTGGATAGATAAGGCGCGCGCGGCGGCCCGACAGCTTTCGGCAGGCGGACCGGAATTCGACATCTCCAAGGTTCGTGATGTAAGCCCCGAAGCGCGCGCGGCGGAGCATTGGCAGTATTATGTGTCGCGACTTGAGGCCCAACCGGGAATCATCGTCGCCCAGCAAACGGAAAGGGGCGGAGATTTCTACATTTCCGGCCTGAGAGACCCGCTTGCCGCCGACCCGCAAGCTCTGCTGCACGGAACGGAGGTTGATCCCGCCCGCGTTCATTCACAGTGGCAATTCTATCAGAGCCTTGATCCGAAGTTCGTGGTGAAGCGGTTGCAGGCTTCGCTGACCCCGCCGAAATCGGTTCTGCTTTCGATCATCCAGGGTCGCATCGTTGTCGTGGGTGAGGCTCCTGCCAACTGGATCAACCGGGCGCGGGCCGCCGCCGAACAACTTTCGGCGGACGGAGTGGTTCTGGATGTCTCGCAGCTGCAGGAGCTGAACCTTGCAGAACTTAATGATTTGCGAGAGGCCATCCAGGCGACCGATATTTTCTTCTATTCCGGCAAAGTTGTGCCGGGACCAGAGCAGACGCCGGTTCTCGACAGATTGGCGGATCAAATAAAGGAATTCGCCGAAAATGCCCGCAAGTCAGGCGTAACAGCGCGGTTCATGTTAACCGGCCATTCGGACGCCACGGGGCGTGAGACGGCCAACGCGTCGATCAGCGCAGCCCGCGCCGAGACAGTTCGTGCGCTTCTCAACAAGCGCGGCGTCGCTCCGGAACTGCTGCTGGTTCGGGGCGCGGGCACCTTTGAGCCGCTGGTGCCTGAAAATAGTCAAACTGGGAGCTCCACCAATCGCCGGGTTTCGATTACGGTAAACCTGGACTAG
- a CDS encoding glycosyltransferase family protein has translation MTQHVQNARILMYSHDTFGLGHLQRCRTIAHSLVEDFRGLQVLIISGATIAGAFDYRARVDFVKIPSVIKLRNGEYTSLEKDIDLHETLRMRQSIIRHTAETFRPDIFIVDKEPLGLRGEIEDTLSYLKTRGTTLVLGLREVMDAPHLLEAEWARRDVMRKIGLFYDRVWAYGPPDFYDPLTGLDVPPAVRAKMTFVGFLQRSLPRNELPGHRPEGDYILVTTGGGGDGAELIHDVIDAYQQDPQLQHRALIVLGPYMPARKRNKLLKKGSKIPYIKIIEFDNRMEDLIAGAKAVVAMGGYNTYCEILSFDKPALIVPRVEPREEQLIRAKRAAELGLIEMLLPEEAKDSQRFADALVVLPDRPRPSQSNPHLTLEGLPHISEIVAELLDRRAGHHLSVIEGMN, from the coding sequence ATGACCCAGCACGTACAAAACGCTCGAATTCTCATGTACAGCCACGATACGTTCGGGCTCGGCCACTTGCAGCGCTGCCGGACGATCGCGCATTCGCTGGTCGAGGATTTCCGCGGACTTCAGGTGCTTATCATTTCGGGTGCGACTATCGCTGGCGCCTTCGACTACCGCGCCCGTGTCGACTTCGTGAAGATCCCCAGCGTCATCAAGTTGCGCAACGGTGAGTACACCTCGCTGGAAAAGGATATCGATCTGCATGAGACGCTAAGGATGCGCCAGTCGATCATCCGCCACACAGCCGAGACCTTCCGGCCGGATATCTTCATCGTCGACAAAGAACCGCTCGGTCTGCGCGGTGAGATTGAGGACACGCTGTCGTACCTCAAGACGCGGGGTACCACGCTCGTGCTTGGCCTGCGCGAGGTGATGGATGCGCCACATCTGCTCGAAGCAGAGTGGGCACGCAGGGATGTGATGCGCAAGATAGGCCTGTTCTACGACAGGGTCTGGGCCTATGGTCCGCCGGATTTCTACGATCCGTTGACCGGCTTGGATGTGCCTCCGGCTGTCAGGGCAAAGATGACCTTCGTCGGTTTCCTGCAACGGAGCCTGCCGCGGAACGAGTTGCCCGGCCACCGGCCCGAGGGCGACTATATCCTCGTTACCACCGGTGGCGGGGGTGACGGCGCCGAACTGATCCACGACGTCATAGATGCCTATCAACAGGATCCGCAATTGCAGCATAGGGCGCTGATCGTGCTTGGGCCTTACATGCCGGCGCGCAAGCGCAACAAGCTGCTCAAGAAGGGGTCCAAGATCCCCTACATCAAGATCATCGAGTTCGACAACCGCATGGAAGATCTGATTGCCGGTGCCAAGGCGGTGGTGGCGATGGGCGGCTACAACACCTATTGCGAGATACTGTCTTTCGACAAACCGGCGCTGATCGTGCCGCGCGTAGAGCCCCGAGAGGAACAACTGATCCGCGCAAAGCGCGCAGCCGAACTCGGCCTCATCGAGATGCTTTTGCCGGAAGAAGCCAAGGATTCTCAGCGGTTTGCCGATGCACTGGTGGTGCTGCCGGACCGGCCCCGCCCATCACAGAGCAATCCGCATCTGACGCTGGAAGGGCTGCCTCATATATCCGAGATCGTCGCGGAACTGCTCGACCGGCGGGCCGGCCATCACCTTTCGGTCATCGAAGGCATGAACTGA
- a CDS encoding glycosyltransferase, which yields MQHRKIVVVLKGYPRLSETFIAQELLGLERAGFDLILVALRRPTDAKRHPVHDEIKAPVHYLPEYLHEEPLRVVRSLFACLMRPGFWRALGSLATDIPRDFTRNRVRRFGQALVLAAEWPEDAGWLHAHFAHTPASVTRYASQLRGLPWSCSAHAKDIWTSANWDLAGKLSSARWTVTCTKTGFDRLKKLANGNSSVHLSYHGLDLDRFGSFGEARNQHDGSTPDEPVIVLSVGRAVEKKGYDTLLEALALLPGDLAWRFEHIGGGEELERLKALAQKLGLDGRVSWKGALAQEEVLEHYRCADLFALACRITANGDRDGLPNVLVEAASQRLACVSTDISGVPELLSPDETGLLVPTENPVALAQALERLIRDPALRARLGDAAERRVRDNFNHMASIGQLKELFEREWRVAE from the coding sequence TTGCAACATCGCAAGATCGTCGTGGTTCTGAAGGGCTATCCGCGGCTGTCGGAAACCTTCATCGCGCAGGAACTGCTCGGTCTGGAGCGTGCGGGGTTCGACCTGATACTCGTCGCGCTCAGGCGGCCGACCGACGCAAAACGCCACCCCGTGCATGACGAGATCAAGGCGCCCGTCCATTATCTGCCCGAATATCTGCATGAAGAGCCGCTGCGCGTGGTTCGCTCGCTGTTCGCTTGTCTGATGCGGCCAGGCTTCTGGCGCGCGCTCGGATCGCTTGCTACCGATATCCCCCGCGACTTTACGCGCAATCGCGTGCGCCGCTTCGGGCAAGCGCTCGTGCTGGCGGCCGAATGGCCGGAAGACGCGGGCTGGCTGCACGCACATTTCGCGCACACACCGGCATCGGTGACGCGCTATGCCAGCCAGCTTCGTGGCCTGCCCTGGAGCTGCTCGGCTCATGCCAAGGACATCTGGACTTCGGCGAACTGGGATCTGGCTGGCAAGCTCTCCTCGGCACGTTGGACGGTCACTTGCACGAAAACCGGCTTCGACCGTCTGAAGAAACTCGCTAACGGCAACTCGTCTGTGCATCTGAGTTATCATGGGCTCGACCTTGATCGCTTCGGCAGTTTCGGCGAGGCTCGGAACCAACATGACGGCTCGACGCCGGACGAACCGGTTATCGTTCTGAGTGTCGGGCGCGCCGTTGAAAAGAAAGGTTACGATACCTTGCTGGAGGCCCTTGCCCTCTTGCCTGGTGATTTGGCGTGGCGTTTCGAGCATATCGGCGGCGGCGAGGAACTGGAACGGCTCAAGGCGCTGGCGCAAAAACTCGGACTGGATGGTCGCGTCTCTTGGAAGGGCGCGCTTGCGCAGGAGGAGGTGCTTGAGCACTACCGCTGCGCCGACCTCTTCGCCCTGGCCTGCAGAATCACCGCAAATGGTGACCGGGACGGTCTGCCGAATGTTCTGGTGGAGGCGGCTAGCCAGCGGCTTGCCTGCGTGTCGACCGATATTTCTGGTGTGCCGGAGCTTTTGTCGCCGGACGAAACCGGGCTGCTGGTTCCGACGGAAAATCCAGTTGCCCTGGCACAGGCGCTGGAGCGCCTGATCCGTGATCCCGCGCTGCGCGCCCGTCTCGGTGACGCCGCAGAGCGGCGCGTGCGCGACAATTTCAATCATATGGCAAGCATTGGACAGCTCAAGGAACTGTTCGAGCGGGAGTGGCGGGTCGCCGAATGA
- a CDS encoding glycosyltransferase family protein, whose protein sequence is MKRLRAFFYVQHLLGIGHLARASRIAAALADDGFDITVVTGGPPIAGFPGQGVKSVTLPPVTSGDNGFSGLVDLQGKPIDDDFKKRRSEMLLQAFRDCRPDIVIVEAFPFGRRQMRFELLPLLETIEATSPRPLLATSVRDILQERVKPGRNEETVDLINRHFDLVMVHGDPAFTTIDKTFPLAGAITAEVTYTGLVGAPPSPAAAERFDILVSVGGGAAGRRLVSSTLAAARIANGWKWCLITGPNLPKDEFDVIACDATPGLSIFRFREDFASLLTGARLSVSQAGYNTVCDVLRAGCRSLLVPFAAGGETEQTVRALMLEELGLATVLTENDLTPDGLAQAIEQALAGPTPSAHRLDLEGARHSAQILRERYRTWSLKMGSGFGKEHDQTDDGS, encoded by the coding sequence ATGAAGCGGCTGCGCGCTTTCTTCTATGTCCAGCACCTGCTCGGCATCGGCCATCTCGCACGCGCCAGCCGCATTGCGGCCGCTCTGGCCGATGACGGGTTTGACATAACCGTCGTGACCGGCGGGCCGCCGATCGCGGGGTTTCCGGGACAGGGGGTAAAATCTGTAACCCTGCCACCTGTCACTTCCGGCGATAATGGATTTTCCGGACTTGTCGACCTGCAAGGCAAACCCATCGACGATGATTTCAAGAAACGGCGTTCAGAGATGCTGCTGCAGGCATTCCGGGATTGCAGGCCTGATATCGTCATTGTCGAGGCGTTTCCGTTTGGACGCCGGCAGATGCGTTTCGAACTCTTGCCGCTGCTCGAGACCATCGAAGCGACGTCGCCCAGACCGCTGCTGGCGACGTCCGTCCGGGATATTCTTCAGGAGCGCGTCAAGCCGGGCCGAAACGAGGAAACGGTCGATCTCATCAACAGGCATTTCGACCTTGTAATGGTCCACGGTGATCCGGCTTTCACAACCATCGACAAGACATTTCCACTGGCTGGGGCGATCACGGCCGAGGTCACCTACACAGGGCTCGTCGGCGCGCCGCCATCGCCTGCGGCCGCCGAGCGTTTCGACATTCTGGTGTCGGTTGGCGGCGGGGCGGCCGGAAGGAGGCTTGTCAGTTCCACCCTCGCAGCGGCGCGGATTGCCAACGGTTGGAAATGGTGTTTGATCACCGGCCCAAACCTGCCGAAAGACGAGTTTGATGTGATCGCATGCGATGCCACGCCGGGCCTGTCCATCTTCCGTTTCCGCGAGGATTTTGCCAGCCTGTTGACCGGCGCCCGCCTGTCAGTCTCGCAGGCGGGTTACAACACGGTCTGCGATGTACTGCGCGCGGGTTGTCGCTCCCTGCTGGTTCCATTTGCGGCCGGCGGAGAAACCGAACAGACGGTTCGCGCCCTGATGCTGGAAGAGCTCGGTCTTGCAACGGTGCTGACAGAAAATGACCTGACGCCTGACGGCTTGGCGCAAGCGATCGAGCAGGCGCTTGCGGGACCGACGCCATCCGCGCATCGGCTCGACCTGGAAGGTGCGCGTCACTCCGCGCAAATCCTGCGCGAACGGTATCGAACATGGTCCCTAAAAATGGGGTCCGGTTTCGGAAAGGAACATGATCAAACAGACGATGGGTCCTAG
- a CDS encoding class I SAM-dependent methyltransferase: MMDVTQPRNVGTDGHEQTLDLTRGIAAYVNNPLVAGLARVIAKHPTADVANAFNHKQVACKMWALDRLFESSGGRFGRIWVLGGWYGVLPAMLFNDARFDVAAVDSIDIDPEVAAVARTLNREAGDRFRALTADMYALDYAAGRPDLTVNTSCEHIADLRAWLALLPRGTKVLLQSNDYFSEPTHINCVASLAAFEAMAALSEVRFSGELPTRNYTRFMLIGTV, from the coding sequence ATGATGGATGTCACGCAACCACGCAATGTCGGCACGGACGGGCACGAGCAAACCCTGGACCTCACGCGGGGAATTGCTGCTTATGTCAACAACCCTCTCGTGGCAGGGCTTGCACGCGTCATCGCCAAGCATCCGACGGCCGATGTCGCCAACGCCTTCAACCACAAGCAGGTTGCGTGCAAGATGTGGGCGCTCGACAGGCTGTTCGAGAGCAGCGGCGGCCGGTTCGGGCGCATATGGGTTCTGGGTGGATGGTACGGCGTATTGCCGGCAATGCTCTTCAACGACGCCCGCTTCGACGTCGCGGCGGTCGATAGCATCGACATCGATCCCGAAGTCGCGGCGGTCGCCCGGACCCTCAACCGGGAAGCAGGCGACCGGTTCCGGGCGCTGACGGCAGATATGTACGCGCTCGACTATGCGGCCGGGCGGCCAGACTTGACGGTCAATACGAGCTGCGAACACATAGCCGATCTGCGCGCCTGGCTTGCCCTGCTTCCGCGGGGCACGAAAGTACTGCTGCAATCGAACGATTATTTCAGCGAGCCAACGCACATCAACTGCGTGGCTTCACTTGCAGCATTCGAAGCGATGGCGGCGCTAAGCGAGGTGCGGTTCTCCGGCGAACTGCCGACAAGAAACTATACGCGCTTCATGCTGATCGGGACTGTTTGA
- a CDS encoding ABC transporter transmembrane domain-containing protein has translation MEPSLARYIWTHTKKQQLWILMIVLLSMIPYFMSFDLPKLIVNGPIQGRGFEQPGATQAFMRLHYNLPFIGDVLFFSGFQLDRTATLFALSVVFLLLVVINGLFKLYINTYKGRLGERMLRRIRFDLVDRVLRFPPVYFKRVKSAEVATMVKDEVEPLGGFIGDAFLQPVLLGGQALTAMLFILVQNVWLGMVAAVIVAIQIVLIPRMRRRLIVLGRQRQLTARALSGRVGEIVDGIGAVHVHDTSNYERADIAARLGLIFKIRFDLYQWKFMVKFLNNFLAQITPFLFYMIGGYLVIQGRLDVGQLVAVIGAYKDLPGPMKELIDWDQDRQDVQVKYQQVVEQFTVEGLIAPRIGALTIDDPDPMTSPLSAISLSMADDGGAMLLNRISLQVKPGETVALVSTATGGAEALAEAFARLNWPDSGRVTSGADDLLELPEAVTGRRMSYASSDVFLFQASLRDNLLYGLKHAPLTSVPYDGAAADQRRWNVDEARRSGNPDLDIHSDWIDYASAGATGPHDLFEPVRRVLDAVVLSRDILDLGLRSSADLTRHTELARRIVELRAALRTRLEHEGLSGLVVPFEPGAYNKEATIGQNLLFGAAAGSELADRALAANPYFASVLRQAGLDRTLYEMGMEIAEQAIELFADLPPDHQFFQQLAFMSAEEIPAYETLLQRLKNRPYEAVSENDRAMIVTLSFAYIEPRHRFGLLSDELMSKIVAARNRFYENLPPELQNAVERYDPAKYIAAATVMDNVLFGRVGNNHPDAPDRIRSIVYDILDELGLYADLLNVGLDFNVGSGGRRLTGGQRQKLDVARALLKRPDFLILNRPLSALDQRMQDKVLRNVLEEARRDGHSPAIVWVVTNPAMAMMFDRVIVFDSGQLVEDGTHETLLAGNGIFKELLS, from the coding sequence ATGGAACCCAGCCTAGCCCGCTATATCTGGACGCACACCAAGAAGCAGCAGCTCTGGATATTGATGATCGTCCTGCTTTCGATGATCCCGTATTTCATGTCCTTCGACCTGCCGAAGCTGATCGTCAACGGCCCGATCCAAGGCAGGGGCTTCGAGCAACCGGGCGCGACCCAGGCATTCATGCGGCTGCACTATAACCTGCCGTTCATTGGCGATGTCCTGTTCTTCTCCGGTTTTCAGCTCGACCGCACGGCGACGCTGTTTGCCCTGAGCGTTGTGTTCCTCTTGCTGGTCGTCATCAACGGCCTGTTCAAACTCTACATCAACACCTACAAGGGCCGCCTCGGCGAACGCATGCTGCGGCGTATCCGCTTCGATCTGGTCGATCGTGTGCTACGGTTTCCGCCGGTTTACTTCAAGCGGGTGAAATCCGCCGAAGTGGCGACCATGGTGAAGGACGAGGTGGAGCCGCTGGGCGGCTTCATCGGCGATGCCTTCCTGCAGCCGGTACTGCTCGGCGGCCAGGCGCTGACGGCCATGCTGTTCATCTTGGTCCAGAACGTCTGGCTCGGAATGGTAGCGGCCGTGATCGTGGCGATCCAGATCGTGCTCATCCCGCGAATGCGCCGGCGGCTGATCGTGCTCGGGCGCCAACGGCAGTTGACGGCGCGCGCGCTTTCGGGCCGGGTTGGCGAAATCGTCGACGGCATCGGCGCGGTCCACGTCCACGATACATCAAACTACGAGCGCGCCGACATAGCTGCCCGGCTCGGGCTCATCTTTAAGATCCGCTTCGATCTTTACCAATGGAAATTCATGGTGAAGTTCCTCAACAATTTTCTCGCGCAGATCACGCCCTTTCTGTTCTACATGATCGGCGGGTACCTGGTCATCCAAGGACGGCTGGACGTCGGCCAGCTCGTGGCCGTGATCGGCGCCTATAAGGACCTGCCCGGACCGATGAAGGAACTGATCGACTGGGATCAGGATCGGCAGGATGTCCAGGTCAAATATCAGCAGGTCGTTGAACAGTTCACCGTCGAGGGTCTCATCGCGCCGAGAATCGGGGCGTTGACGATTGACGATCCCGATCCGATGACCAGCCCCCTTTCGGCGATCAGTCTGTCCATGGCAGACGATGGCGGCGCAATGCTCCTCAACCGTATCTCCCTCCAGGTCAAGCCGGGTGAGACGGTGGCGCTGGTCAGCACCGCAACAGGTGGAGCGGAGGCGCTTGCAGAAGCCTTCGCGCGGCTGAACTGGCCGGACAGCGGAAGGGTCACTTCGGGCGCCGACGACCTGCTTGAACTCCCCGAAGCAGTGACCGGCCGGCGCATGTCCTATGCCTCGTCGGATGTTTTCCTGTTCCAGGCAAGCCTCCGCGATAACCTGCTCTACGGGTTGAAGCATGCGCCGCTGACATCGGTGCCTTATGACGGTGCTGCGGCAGACCAGCGCCGCTGGAACGTCGACGAGGCGCGCCGGTCGGGCAATCCGGATCTTGATATCCACAGCGACTGGATCGACTACGCTTCCGCCGGCGCTACCGGCCCGCACGACCTCTTTGAACCCGTGCGCCGGGTGCTCGACGCGGTTGTTCTGTCGCGCGATATTCTGGATCTTGGCTTGCGCTCCTCGGCCGACCTCACGCGTCACACGGAGCTCGCCAGGCGGATCGTCGAACTGCGTGCGGCGCTGCGAACCCGGCTGGAACACGAAGGGCTGAGCGGACTGGTCGTTCCTTTCGAACCGGGCGCCTACAACAAGGAAGCAACGATCGGCCAAAACCTCCTCTTCGGCGCAGCCGCCGGCTCCGAGCTGGCCGATAGGGCTCTGGCGGCCAATCCCTATTTTGCTTCTGTGCTGAGGCAGGCCGGACTCGACCGCACGCTCTACGAAATGGGCATGGAGATCGCCGAACAGGCGATCGAGCTGTTTGCCGACCTGCCGCCCGATCACCAGTTCTTCCAGCAGCTCGCCTTCATGAGCGCCGAGGAGATACCCGCCTACGAAACCTTGCTGCAACGGCTCAAGAACCGTCCCTACGAGGCAGTTTCGGAGAACGACCGCGCCATGATCGTCACCTTGAGCTTTGCCTATATCGAGCCCCGGCACCGCTTCGGCCTGCTGAGCGACGAGCTGATGAGCAAGATCGTCGCTGCACGCAACCGGTTCTATGAAAACCTGCCGCCCGAGCTTCAAAATGCGGTCGAACGGTATGATCCTGCCAAATACATTGCCGCGGCTACCGTCATGGACAATGTCCTGTTCGGGCGTGTGGGCAACAACCATCCCGACGCGCCGGACCGTATACGCTCCATCGTCTATGACATTCTCGACGAACTGGGGCTTTATGCCGACCTTCTGAATGTCGGCCTGGACTTCAATGTCGGCTCCGGCGGCAGGCGGCTGACCGGTGGACAGCGACAGAAGCTCGACGTTGCCCGGGCGTTGCTCAAGCGTCCCGATTTTCTCATTCTCAACCGGCCGCTGTCGGCGCTCGATCAGCGCATGCAGGACAAAGTGCTGCGAAACGTGCTCGAGGAAGCCAGACGCGACGGCCATTCG